Proteins encoded by one window of Pseudomonadota bacterium:
- a CDS encoding polysaccharide lyase 6 family protein, whose product MIQYTPTRLPLACLLGTLLASSTCAAVAAQSTRVTSLAEFQAATASLSPGDTVVLSNGRWRDVELVLKGVGREDAPITLRAETPGEVLITGESNLSLSGEHIVVSGLVFRDGFTPTSEVISYRTAKDQLANHTRVTNVVIDSFSNPERHSADTWVAIYGKHNRFDHNTLLNKGNRGVTLAVRMNTEASRENGHIIERNYFGPRQTLGSNGGETLRIGTSHYSREFANTIVRENYFDRTSGELEIISSKSCGNQIRDNVFFESQGTLTMRHGHYTTVENNYFLGNRKPNTGGIRIINEHQTVRHNYLYGLTGHRFRGALVIMNGVPNGPINRYDPVIDSVLDRNVVIDSDHIQLCAGADEERSAPPTGTTMHDNIILSQTTPAPFTVYDDISGISFDGNILSDGASAPLEQGFEHVPYAVRTTDEGLRVPEDSLLERIGFDDVRLPVTKRDTGAAYYPKQEIAMAFRSGREIPVAPGTNTILEAMRESQPGDVLVLENAGEYLLTKYAPTSHTLTILARAGEKPVIRSEKSSFFIIDNGGSLELDNLSIDGAESPDLAGNNVISTSRYSMNQNYSLVVRNSRVTNLDVNHSYDFLKVYRSTFADRIEILDTAMINITGSILALDKETDDLGIYNVENLRVERSTFEDVQGAVANLYRGGTDESTFGPIVTIADNTLTNVGLGKRNKSGASMLFHGVQKLHISDSNWDGSAPLTLFLTNGEPITQIRDVVMKNTQPIRANHAGYEAENVTYQ is encoded by the coding sequence ATGATCCAGTACACCCCCACAAGACTCCCCCTGGCCTGCCTGCTAGGTACCCTCCTGGCCTCGTCGACCTGCGCGGCTGTCGCAGCACAGAGCACGCGAGTGACCTCTTTGGCGGAGTTTCAGGCGGCCACCGCCAGCCTCAGCCCCGGCGATACCGTCGTCCTCAGCAACGGACGCTGGCGCGACGTGGAGCTGGTACTGAAGGGCGTCGGGCGGGAGGACGCGCCCATCACCCTGCGCGCCGAGACGCCGGGCGAAGTGCTCATCACGGGCGAGTCCAACCTCTCGCTGTCCGGTGAACACATCGTCGTCTCCGGACTCGTCTTCAGGGACGGCTTCACCCCGACCAGCGAGGTGATCTCCTACCGCACGGCGAAGGACCAGCTGGCCAATCACACGCGCGTCACCAACGTGGTCATCGACAGCTTCAGCAACCCCGAGCGCCACTCCGCGGACACCTGGGTGGCGATCTACGGCAAGCACAATCGCTTCGATCACAACACCCTCCTGAACAAGGGCAACCGAGGCGTCACCCTCGCCGTGCGCATGAACACGGAGGCGAGCCGGGAGAACGGCCACATCATCGAGCGCAACTACTTCGGCCCCCGGCAGACGCTCGGTTCCAACGGCGGTGAAACCCTGCGCATCGGCACCAGCCATTACTCGCGCGAATTCGCCAACACGATCGTGCGCGAGAACTACTTCGACCGCACCAGTGGTGAACTCGAGATCATCTCCAGCAAGTCTTGTGGTAACCAGATCCGCGACAACGTGTTCTTCGAGAGCCAGGGCACGCTCACCATGCGCCACGGTCACTACACCACCGTGGAGAACAACTACTTTCTCGGCAACCGCAAGCCCAACACGGGTGGCATCCGTATCATCAACGAGCACCAGACGGTGCGCCACAACTACCTCTACGGGCTTACCGGCCATCGCTTCCGCGGCGCCCTGGTGATCATGAACGGCGTGCCCAACGGCCCCATCAACCGCTACGACCCCGTGATCGACTCGGTCCTCGACCGCAACGTGGTCATCGACAGCGACCACATCCAGCTCTGCGCGGGGGCCGACGAGGAACGCTCAGCACCGCCCACGGGCACGACGATGCACGACAACATCATCCTGTCGCAGACCACTCCCGCGCCCTTCACGGTGTACGACGACATCTCCGGTATCAGCTTCGATGGCAACATCCTGAGCGACGGCGCCAGCGCCCCCCTCGAGCAGGGCTTCGAGCATGTGCCCTACGCCGTGCGGACCACCGATGAGGGCTTGCGCGTGCCCGAGGACTCCCTGCTCGAGCGTATCGGCTTCGACGACGTGCGCTTGCCGGTGACCAAGCGCGACACCGGCGCCGCCTACTACCCCAAGCAAGAGATCGCCATGGCGTTTCGCAGCGGGCGCGAAATCCCCGTCGCACCGGGCACCAACACGATCCTGGAGGCCATGCGCGAGAGCCAGCCGGGCGACGTGCTCGTGCTGGAGAACGCCGGCGAATACCTGCTCACCAAGTACGCGCCGACCTCGCACACCCTCACGATCCTGGCGCGCGCCGGGGAGAAGCCGGTCATCCGCTCCGAGAAATCCAGCTTCTTCATCATCGACAACGGCGGCTCCCTCGAGCTCGACAACCTCAGCATCGATGGCGCCGAGTCCCCTGACCTCGCTGGCAACAACGTGATCAGCACCAGCCGCTACTCGATGAATCAGAACTACTCGCTGGTGGTTCGCAACAGCCGCGTGACCAACCTCGACGTCAACCACAGCTACGATTTCCTCAAGGTGTATCGCAGCACCTTCGCGGACCGCATAGAGATCCTCGACACGGCGATGATCAACATCACCGGCTCGATCCTGGCGTTGGATAAGGAGACCGACGACCTCGGCATCTACAACGTCGAGAACCTACGGGTGGAGCGCAGCACCTTCGAGGACGTACAAGGAGCCGTGGCTAACCTCTACCGGGGAGGCACGGACGAGAGCACCTTCGGTCCGATCGTGACCATCGCGGACAACACGCTGACCAATGTGGGCCTGGGCAAGCGCAACAAGTCGGGCGCCTCGATGCTGTTCCATGGTGTGCAGAAGCTGCACATCAGCGACTCGAACTGGGACGGCAGTGCCCCCTTGACCCTCTTCCTCACCAACGGTGAGCCCATCACGCAGATTCGCGATGTGGTCATGAAGAACACGCAGCCCATTCGGGCCAACCACGCGGGTTACGAGGCGGAGAACGTCACCTACCAGTAG
- a CDS encoding FadR/GntR family transcriptional regulator: MSDHRLYQTVAERLKKRIADGVYKPGDRLPGERELADELGVSRVTVREAEIALQAMGFIAVKPGSGAYVIDRIATDHPGDVPAVTALELTQARLLFESEAAALAARAISDETLVHLTALVSVMSEPDPSGADTSLDADRQFHLTIAAASGNAAVQDTIERLWRMRTELPAVQQAHAAVCCDDMAKERGKEHERILDALKQHDPAAARSAMQDHFSRLLASIIDASEAQAVAALRVEAAARRQRFLQNLPQSDAG; this comes from the coding sequence TTGAGTGATCACCGCCTCTACCAAACCGTGGCCGAACGGCTGAAAAAGCGCATCGCCGACGGCGTGTACAAACCAGGCGATCGGCTACCGGGAGAGCGGGAGTTGGCCGACGAACTCGGGGTGAGCCGCGTCACGGTGCGGGAAGCGGAGATCGCGCTACAGGCGATGGGGTTTATCGCCGTCAAGCCTGGCTCCGGTGCCTACGTCATCGACCGCATCGCCACCGATCATCCCGGTGACGTGCCCGCGGTCACCGCGTTGGAGCTGACCCAGGCGCGCCTGCTGTTCGAATCGGAAGCCGCCGCGTTAGCCGCCCGCGCGATCTCCGACGAGACCCTCGTCCACCTGACCGCACTCGTCTCGGTGATGTCCGAGCCCGACCCGAGTGGCGCCGACACCTCCCTGGATGCAGATCGGCAGTTCCACCTGACCATCGCGGCGGCCTCGGGCAACGCAGCGGTGCAAGACACGATCGAGCGGCTCTGGCGCATGCGCACGGAACTGCCCGCCGTACAGCAAGCCCACGCCGCGGTCTGCTGCGACGACATGGCGAAGGAACGGGGCAAGGAACACGAACGCATCCTCGACGCCCTCAAGCAGCACGACCCGGCGGCAGCCCGAAGCGCCATGCAGGATCACTTCTCGCGCCTGCTGGCGTCGATCATCGACGCCTCGGAGGCGCAAGCCGTCGCCGCCCTGCGCGTCGAGGCGGCGGCGCGCAGGCAACGGTTCCTGCAGAACCTGCCCCAGTCGGACGCCGGGTGA